The following are encoded in a window of Variovorax paradoxus genomic DNA:
- the ppc gene encoding phosphoenolpyruvate carboxylase, with product MKANKTPAIPAKRRQTEDQPLIDDIRLLGRILGDVIREQEGDETYALVEKIRTLSVSFRRDADHAADRALKNLLKGLSAAETVRVIRAFTYFSHLANLAEDRHQIRRRTEAEREGVQADGDLQTALVRIRKAGIKPDDIVASLAHSYVSPVLTAHPTEVQRKSILDAERAIALLLTTRDEIKLRQNAYAGGKDALSPLELAENETQMRIRVTQIWQTRLLRFSKLTVADEIENALSYYEATFLREIPRVYADLEKALAQSGVTPSVAPFLRMGQWIGGDRDGNPNVTAETLEYALSRQSELALRHYLTEVHYLGGELSLSATLVDVSVEMQALAERSPDTSEHRKDEPYRRALTGVYARLAATLRELSGGEAARHAVAPQNPYANAEEFLVELRTIEESLVEKHGTVLAAPRLRPLIRAVEVFGFHLATVDLRQSSDKHEAVIAELLATARIEPAYASLAEEAKQTLLLKLLDDARPLRVPDADYSPLARSELAIFAAARTARARYGAAAIRHYIISHTETVSDLLEALLLQKEVGLLRGAMDSNATCDLIVVPLFETIEDLRNAAPIVRAFYALPNIQSLIERSGGEQDVMLGYSDSNKDGGIFTSNWELYRAGIALVSLFDELNKKKKNPIRLRMFHGRGGTVGRGGGPSYQAILAQPPGTVRGQIRLTEQGEVIGSKYANREIGRRNLETLVAATLEATLLPQGKPAPATFLSAAGELSTASMAAYRKLVYETPGFGDYFFGSTPIREIAELNIGSRPASRNPSHKIDDLRAVPWSFSWGQCRLTLPGWFGFGSGVEQFLAAAGNGAGKKERVALLQRMYAQWPFFRTLLSNMDMVLAKSDLALASRYAELVTDRKLRQKVFSMIESEWQRTSDALTLITGAKQRLEGNAEMQRSVRHRFPYIDPLHHLQVELMRRYRAGDGGERLQRGIHISINGVAAGLRNTG from the coding sequence ATGAAAGCCAACAAGACTCCTGCAATCCCCGCCAAGCGCCGCCAGACCGAAGACCAGCCATTGATCGACGACATCCGGCTGTTAGGCCGGATCCTCGGCGACGTGATCCGGGAGCAGGAGGGTGACGAAACCTACGCGCTGGTCGAGAAGATCCGCACCCTGTCGGTGTCGTTCCGGCGCGACGCCGACCACGCCGCCGACCGCGCACTCAAGAACCTGCTCAAGGGCCTGAGCGCCGCCGAAACGGTGCGCGTGATCCGCGCCTTCACCTACTTCAGCCATCTGGCCAACCTCGCCGAAGACCGCCACCAGATCCGCCGCCGCACCGAGGCCGAACGCGAAGGCGTGCAGGCCGACGGCGACCTGCAGACCGCGCTGGTGCGCATCCGCAAGGCCGGCATCAAGCCCGACGACATCGTCGCCTCGCTGGCCCACAGCTACGTGTCGCCCGTGCTCACGGCGCACCCGACCGAAGTGCAGCGCAAGAGCATCCTCGATGCCGAGCGCGCCATCGCCCTGCTGCTCACCACGCGCGACGAGATCAAGCTGCGCCAGAACGCCTACGCGGGCGGCAAGGACGCGCTCTCGCCCCTCGAGCTGGCCGAGAACGAAACCCAGATGCGCATCCGCGTCACGCAGATCTGGCAGACGCGCCTCCTGCGCTTCTCCAAGCTCACCGTGGCCGACGAGATCGAGAACGCGCTGAGCTACTACGAAGCCACCTTCCTGCGCGAAATCCCGCGTGTGTACGCCGACCTTGAAAAGGCGCTGGCCCAGAGCGGCGTCACGCCCTCGGTCGCGCCCTTCCTGCGCATGGGCCAGTGGATCGGCGGCGACCGCGACGGCAACCCCAACGTCACAGCCGAAACGCTCGAGTACGCGCTGAGCCGCCAGTCGGAACTCGCGCTGCGCCACTACCTCACCGAGGTGCACTACCTCGGCGGCGAGCTGTCGCTGTCGGCCACGCTGGTCGATGTGTCCGTCGAAATGCAGGCACTGGCCGAGCGTTCGCCCGACACCAGCGAGCACCGCAAGGACGAGCCCTACCGCCGCGCCCTCACCGGCGTGTACGCGCGCCTGGCGGCCACGCTGCGCGAACTCAGCGGCGGCGAGGCCGCGCGCCATGCGGTCGCGCCGCAGAATCCGTACGCGAATGCCGAAGAGTTCCTGGTCGAGCTGCGCACCATCGAAGAGTCGCTGGTCGAGAAGCACGGCACCGTGCTCGCCGCGCCGCGCCTGCGCCCGCTGATCCGCGCGGTCGAAGTGTTCGGCTTCCACCTGGCCACGGTCGACCTGCGCCAGAGTTCCGACAAGCACGAGGCCGTGATCGCCGAGCTGCTGGCCACGGCGCGCATCGAGCCGGCGTACGCCTCGCTGGCCGAAGAGGCCAAGCAGACCCTGCTGCTCAAGCTGCTCGATGACGCACGCCCGCTGCGCGTGCCCGACGCCGACTACTCGCCGCTCGCCAGGAGCGAACTCGCCATCTTCGCCGCCGCCCGCACCGCGCGTGCGCGCTACGGCGCCGCAGCCATCCGCCACTACATCATCAGCCACACCGAAACGGTGAGCGACCTGCTCGAAGCGCTGCTGCTGCAGAAGGAAGTGGGCCTGCTGCGCGGCGCGATGGACAGCAACGCGACCTGCGACCTGATCGTGGTGCCGCTGTTCGAGACCATCGAAGACCTGCGCAATGCCGCGCCCATCGTGCGCGCGTTCTACGCGCTGCCGAACATCCAGTCGCTCATCGAGCGCTCGGGCGGCGAGCAGGACGTCATGCTCGGCTACAGCGACAGCAACAAGGACGGCGGCATCTTCACCAGCAACTGGGAGCTGTACCGCGCGGGCATCGCGCTGGTGTCGCTGTTCGACGAGCTGAACAAGAAGAAAAAGAACCCGATCCGCCTGCGCATGTTCCACGGCCGCGGCGGCACCGTGGGACGCGGCGGCGGCCCAAGCTACCAGGCCATCCTGGCGCAACCGCCCGGCACGGTGCGCGGGCAGATCCGCCTCACCGAGCAAGGCGAAGTCATCGGCTCGAAGTACGCCAACCGCGAGATCGGCCGGCGCAACCTCGAGACGCTGGTGGCCGCCACGCTCGAAGCCACGCTGCTGCCGCAGGGCAAGCCGGCGCCGGCCACCTTCCTCTCGGCCGCGGGCGAGCTGTCGACCGCCAGCATGGCCGCGTACCGCAAGCTGGTGTACGAAACCCCGGGCTTCGGCGACTACTTCTTCGGCTCCACGCCGATCCGCGAAATCGCTGAACTCAACATCGGCTCGCGCCCTGCCTCGCGCAACCCGAGCCACAAGATCGACGACCTGCGCGCGGTGCCGTGGAGCTTCAGCTGGGGCCAGTGCCGCCTCACGCTGCCGGGTTGGTTCGGCTTCGGTTCGGGCGTGGAGCAGTTCCTGGCCGCCGCCGGCAACGGCGCGGGCAAGAAGGAGCGCGTGGCGCTGCTGCAGCGCATGTATGCGCAGTGGCCGTTCTTTCGCACGCTGCTGTCGAACATGGACATGGTGCTGGCCAAGAGCGACCTCGCACTGGCCTCGCGCTATGCCGAACTGGTCACCGACCGCAAGCTGCGCCAGAAGGTGTTCTCGATGATCGAGAGCGAATGGCAACGCACGTCGGACGCGCTCACGCTCATCACGGGCGCCAAGCAACGGCTCGAGGGCAATGCCGAAATGCAGCGCTCGGTGCGCCACCGCTTCCCCTACATCGACCCGCTGCATCACCTGCAGGTCGAGCTGATGCGGCGTTATCGCGCAGGCGATGGCGGTGAGCGGCTGCAACGCGGCATCCACATCTCGATCAACGGGGTGGCGGCGGGGCTGCGCAACACGGGCTGA
- the hemC gene encoding hydroxymethylbilane synthase — MLAFRRSETTYFLGAILSNIVIATRESRLALWQAEHVQTLLQERGHTVSLLGMTTRGDQILDRTLSKVGGKGLFVKELETALEEGRADIAVHSLKDVPMELPEGFALACVLEREDPRDALVSPRYASLDALPQGAVVGTSSLRRVVLLRAQRPDLRIEPLRGNLDTRLRKLDEGHYDAIVLAAAGLKRLGLEDRIRVAFDPDTMLPAAGQGALGIEVRADRQDLIDLLAPLAHRGDWLSTTAERAVSRAMGGSCSMPLAAHARRQADGTLRIDAAWGDPEGDAPLVRVQAQAEAGDFATADALGVHAAGLLRDAGAH, encoded by the coding sequence ATGCTAGCATTCCGGAGGTCAGAAACCACGTACTTTTTGGGAGCGATCTTGAGCAATATCGTGATCGCCACGCGCGAAAGCCGGCTGGCCCTGTGGCAGGCCGAACACGTGCAAACGCTTTTGCAAGAACGCGGCCACACCGTCAGCCTGCTGGGCATGACGACCCGCGGTGACCAGATCCTGGACCGCACGCTGAGCAAGGTCGGCGGCAAGGGACTCTTCGTCAAGGAACTCGAAACCGCGCTGGAAGAAGGGCGCGCCGACATCGCCGTGCATTCGCTCAAGGATGTGCCGATGGAGCTGCCCGAGGGCTTCGCGCTGGCCTGCGTGCTGGAACGCGAAGACCCGCGCGACGCGCTGGTGTCGCCGCGCTACGCCTCGCTCGATGCGTTGCCGCAGGGCGCGGTGGTCGGCACCTCGAGCCTTCGCCGCGTGGTGCTGCTGCGCGCGCAGCGGCCCGACCTGCGCATCGAACCGCTGCGCGGCAACCTCGACACCCGCCTGCGCAAGCTCGACGAAGGCCACTACGACGCCATCGTGCTCGCGGCGGCCGGGCTCAAGCGGCTCGGTCTCGAAGACCGCATCCGCGTCGCTTTCGACCCCGACACCATGCTGCCTGCCGCAGGGCAGGGCGCCCTCGGCATCGAGGTGCGCGCCGACCGCCAGGACCTCATCGACCTGCTGGCGCCGTTGGCGCACCGCGGCGACTGGCTCTCGACCACCGCCGAGCGCGCCGTGAGCCGCGCGATGGGCGGCAGCTGCTCCATGCCGCTCGCGGCCCATGCGCGTCGGCAGGCCGACGGCACGCTGCGCATCGACGCTGCCTGGGGCGACCCGGAAGGCGACGCGCCGCTGGTGCGCGTGCAGGCGCAGGCCGAGGCCGGCGACTTCGCGACGGCCGACGCCCTCGGCGTGCACGCCGCCGGCCTGCTGCGCGACGCCGGTGCCCACTGA
- a CDS encoding uroporphyrinogen-III synthase, producing the protein MSAGPVIVTRPAHEAAAWVRDFQSAGLDAVALPLIAIAPALDAEPLRAAWTRLADYAALMFVSATAVDHFFQHRGSSALAGCRFWATGPGTERALLRAGVPPAAIDAPPPGATRFDSEALWALAHGQVSPGVRVLIVRGGDEVGQPAGRQWLAQEIDAAGGVRDTVVAYRRLAPALDDAQRRIALDAAEGRGIWLFSSSEAIGNLQRALPGISWQAARAIATHARIGEAAQAAGFGALRVCTPLREALIASIESFA; encoded by the coding sequence ATGAGCGCGGGCCCCGTCATCGTCACGCGGCCCGCGCATGAAGCGGCGGCGTGGGTTCGCGATTTTCAGTCGGCCGGTCTCGACGCCGTGGCGCTGCCGTTGATCGCCATTGCGCCCGCGCTCGACGCGGAGCCGCTGCGTGCGGCCTGGACGCGGCTCGCTGATTACGCGGCGTTGATGTTCGTGAGCGCGACCGCCGTCGACCACTTCTTCCAGCACCGCGGCAGCTCGGCACTCGCGGGTTGCCGCTTCTGGGCCACCGGACCCGGCACCGAGCGCGCGCTGCTGCGCGCCGGCGTGCCGCCCGCCGCCATCGACGCGCCGCCACCCGGCGCCACGCGCTTCGACTCCGAGGCGCTGTGGGCGCTCGCCCATGGGCAGGTGTCGCCGGGCGTGCGCGTGCTGATCGTGCGCGGCGGTGACGAAGTCGGCCAGCCGGCCGGCCGCCAGTGGCTCGCGCAAGAGATCGACGCCGCCGGCGGCGTGCGCGACACCGTCGTGGCCTACCGGCGCCTCGCGCCTGCACTCGACGATGCGCAGCGCCGGATCGCGCTCGACGCGGCCGAAGGACGCGGCATCTGGCTCTTCAGCAGCTCGGAAGCCATCGGCAACCTGCAGCGCGCGCTGCCGGGCATCTCGTGGCAGGCCGCGCGCGCGATCGCCACGCACGCACGCATCGGCGAAGCCGCACAGGCCGCGGGTTTCGGGGCGTTGCGTGTCTGCACACCCCTGCGGGAAGCGCTCATCGCGTCGATAGAATCCTTCGCATGA
- a CDS encoding uroporphyrinogen-III C-methyltransferase: MSAASPSDDLSPPSAPTAHPTVHVPATVAPHQTPAAQAAAATLLARIGVGLVALVALIALLSTIALWQKVSGMKEQLARQSAEATAQSMEARTLARQASDTVRDAAARVALIETRVAEVTLQRSQLEELIQSLSRSRDENLVIDIESAVRLALQQAQVTGSLEPLLAALKAGDVRIARAAQPRLAPVQRAMQRDADRLRSSASTDSAEALQKLDELVRSVDDLPTLNAVAVRGNGVNAWRPEPIPADAPWWQRVLLTLRGEARSLVRVGRIESPEAVLLAPEQSYFLRENLKLKLLNARLSLLSRQMDAARGELGQVAASLNRYFDPASRRTQAAATQLQQLQQLVRSTEPVRIDDTLAALTTAAAGR; the protein is encoded by the coding sequence ATGAGCGCCGCGTCCCCGTCCGACGACCTTTCTCCCCCTTCCGCCCCCACGGCACACCCGACGGTGCATGTGCCCGCCACGGTGGCGCCGCACCAGACGCCCGCCGCCCAGGCGGCCGCTGCCACGCTGCTGGCGCGCATCGGCGTGGGCCTCGTGGCCCTCGTCGCGCTGATCGCGCTGCTGTCGACCATTGCGCTGTGGCAGAAGGTCAGCGGCATGAAGGAACAGCTCGCGCGCCAGAGCGCCGAGGCCACCGCCCAATCGATGGAAGCGCGCACGCTGGCGCGCCAGGCCAGCGACACCGTGCGCGATGCCGCCGCCCGCGTGGCCCTCATCGAGACCCGCGTGGCCGAAGTCACGCTGCAGCGTTCGCAACTCGAAGAACTCATTCAAAGCCTCTCGCGTTCGCGCGACGAGAACCTGGTGATCGACATCGAATCCGCCGTGCGCCTCGCGTTGCAGCAGGCGCAGGTCACCGGCAGCCTCGAGCCGCTGCTCGCCGCGCTCAAGGCCGGCGATGTGCGCATCGCGCGCGCCGCGCAACCGCGCCTCGCGCCCGTGCAGCGCGCCATGCAGCGCGACGCCGACCGCCTGCGCAGCAGCGCCAGCACCGACAGCGCCGAAGCCCTGCAGAAGCTCGACGAGCTGGTGCGCAGCGTGGACGACCTGCCCACGCTCAACGCGGTGGCCGTGCGCGGCAACGGCGTCAACGCCTGGCGTCCCGAACCCATTCCCGCCGACGCGCCCTGGTGGCAGCGCGTGCTGCTGACCCTCCGCGGCGAGGCCCGCTCGCTGGTGCGTGTCGGCCGCATCGAGAGCCCCGAGGCGGTGCTGCTGGCGCCCGAGCAGTCGTACTTCCTGCGCGAGAACCTCAAGCTCAAGCTGCTCAATGCGCGGCTGTCGCTGCTGTCGCGCCAGATGGACGCCGCGCGCGGCGAGCTGGGCCAGGTGGCCGCGTCGCTCAACCGCTATTTCGACCCGGCCTCGCGCCGCACGCAGGCTGCGGCCACGCAGCTGCAGCAACTGCAGCAGCTCGTGCGCAGCACGGAGCCGGTGCGCATCGACGACACACTGGCCGCGCTGACCACCGCGGCCGCAGGGCGCTGA